The following coding sequences are from one Gossypium raimondii isolate GPD5lz chromosome 4, ASM2569854v1, whole genome shotgun sequence window:
- the LOC105779917 gene encoding G-type lectin S-receptor-like serine/threonine-protein kinase LECRK1 produces the protein MAHLLQSDILFLFLLLSLHVIIIAQGNESNIIRPGSSLYAGKHPRSWPSSSGYFQFGFYRQGNGYAVGIWLVGRPENTIVWTANRDDPTVSSNATLEFTTQGSLLLRTEDGVEKIANLAGSVSVDSASMLDTGNFMLYQNRTVVWESFNFPTDTILGGQNLSGSHNQLISSVSRSNHSSGPYLLRMQDDGNLVAYANNPAELDPSDAYWATMTNGWYFSVLNLNERGVLAMYSSPKFHQEKVLANLSATGNETMIIYRATLDPDGNFRLYSHQLERNTISHKWQILNDECDAKGQCGLNSYCSSRGKDTECYCYPGFTFIDENTKSLGCSQNFTIDECVARKDLVIHYNITTLDNIDWAGDPYSVKQNLEKEDCKKSCQEDCSCGGVLYSNRKCCSMYMLPLKYGKRHGNITTTAFIKLILGSTISHPPETSQILISEGNQSLILTMGLSLGSVASLCFVIAIGSFLLYKHRVQNYEKLLENKSSGLTEQFTLRSFTFDELDEATNGFQDELGKGSFGTVYKGILRDGKSKTIAIKRLAKVNEGETDQIRTEMTVIGRTNHRNLVRLLGFCVEGSRKLLVYEYLGNGSLANFLFNMNKRPVWKERARIALDVAKGIFYLHEECEVCIIHCNLKPHNILLDDSLTAKISDFGLAKLLRTNQTCSTPRTKGTAWYSAPEWQSSGLVSVKVDVYSFGVILLEIICCRSNIEVQVCSADEILLSTWVYSCFIGGELNKLVEGEEEVDMKMVERFVKVGLWCIQDDPNLRPLMKNVIFMLEGTMTIPVPPSPSLLL, from the coding sequence atggctcaTTTACTACAGTCAGATATTCTCTTTCTATTCCTTCTCCTTTctttacatgttattattatagCTCAAGGAAACGAGTCGAACATCATCCGACCAGGTTCTTCACTTTATGCCGGAAAACACCCTCGTTCATGGCCCTCATCTTCAGGGTATTTCCAATTTGGTTTCTATCGCCAAGGCAATGGATATGCGGTTGGAATCTGGCTTGTTGGCCGGCCAGAAAACACCATTGTCTGGACTGCAAATCGAGATGATCCGACTGTCTCCTCAAATGCTACTTTGGAATTCACAACACAAGGCAGTTTGCTTCTTCGGACTGAGGACGGTGTGGAAAAAATTGCGAATCTGGCCGGGTCGGTATCTGTTGATTCAGCTTCTATGTTGGACACCGGGAATTTCATGCTCTACCAGAACAGGACTGTTGTTTGGGAGAGCTTTAATTTTCCAACGGACACAATATTAGGAGGCCAGAATTTAAGCGGTTCTCATAACCAGTTGATTTCCAGTGTGTCAAGGTCAAACCATTCATCTGGGCCATATTTGTTGAGAATGCAGGATGATGGTAACCTTGTAGCCTATGCAAATAATCCTGCTGAACTTGATCCTAGTGATGCATACTGGGCCACTATGACTAATGGTTGGTATTTTTCTGTGTTGAATCTCAATGAGAGAGGCGTTCTAGCAATGTATTCATCACCAAAATTCCACCAAGAAAAAGTTTTGGCAAACCTCTCCGCAACTGGGAACGAAACAATGATTATCTACAGAGCAACCCTTGATCCTGATGGAAATTTCAGATTGTACTCGCATCAACTCGAACGCAATACTATCTCACACAAGTGGCAGATTCTGAATGATGAATGTGATGCTAAAGGTCAATGTGGGTTGAACAGCTACTGCTCCAGCAGGGGTAAGGATACTGAGTGCTACTGCTATCCTGGTTTCACATTTATCGACGAGAATACCAAATCCCTGGGCTGCTCTCAGAATTTCACTATAGATGAGTGCGTGGCAAGGAAAGATCTAGTGATACATTACAACATCACTACCTTAGACAATATTGATTGGGCTGGTGATCCTTATTCTGTCAAGCAAAACTTGGAAAAGGAAGACTGTAAGAAATCTTGCCAGGAGGATTGCTCCTGTGGCGGAGTTCTCTATTCTAACCGAAAATGCTGCAGCATGTATATGCTACCGCTCAAATATGGTAAAAGACATGGAAATATAACAACCACAGCCTTCATCAAGTTGATTCTGGGTAGCACCATTAGCCACCCACCCGAAACAAGTCAAATATTGATAAGCGAAGGAAACCAAAGCCTCATTTTAACCATGGGCTTAAGTTTGGGTTCCGTTGCAAGCTTGTGTTTTGTGATTGCAATAGGTAGCTTCTTGTTATACAAGCACCGAGTCCAAAATTATGAGAAgcttttagaaaataaaagttcagGATTAACCGAGCAGTTTACGCTACGATCATTCACTTTCGATGAGCTAGATGAAGCAACAAATGGTTTCCAAGATGAGTTAGGAAAAGGTTCATTTGGAACAGTTTATAAAGGAATTTTGCGGGATGGTAAAAGTAAAACTATTGCCATTAAAAGACTGGCGAAAGTTAACGAAGGAGAAACAGATCAGATTCGAACCGAGATGACAGTCATTGGAAGAACTAATCACAGGAACTTAGTCCGATTGCTTGGTTTTTGTGTGGAAGGTTCAAGGAAGCTCCTCGTTTATGAATACTTGGGCAATGGCTCACTGGCAAACTTTCTGTTCAACATGAATAAACGCCCAGTGTGGAAAGAGAGAGCCCGAATTGCATTGGACGTAGCTAAAGGTATCTTTTATTTACATGAAGAGTGTGAGGTGTGTATCATCCATTGCAACCTCAAGCCCCATAACATACTCTTGGATGATTCATTGACTGCAAAGATTTCAGATTTTGGGTTGGCAAAGCTATTGAGGACTAATCAAACATGCAGTACCCCTAGGACCAAAGGGACTGCATGGTACTCGGCACCTGAATGGCAAAGCAGTGGATTGGTGTCGGTAAAAGTTGATGTATACAGTTTCGGGGTGATACTATTGGAGATCATATGTTGCAGAAGCAACATAGAAGTACAAGTTTGTAGTGCAGATGAGATACTGCTTTCTACATGGGTATACAGTTGCTTTATTGGCGGAGAATTGAATAAGCTTGTGGAAGGTGAAGAAGAAGTGGACATGAAAATGGTGGAAAGATTTGTGAAGGTAGGGCTTTGGTGCATTCAAGATGATCCCAATTTGCGTCCATTGATGAAAAATGTCATCTTTATGCTGGAAGGAACAATGACTATACCAGTCCCTCCATCTCCATCACTTCTGTTATAA